One genomic region from Podarcis raffonei isolate rPodRaf1 chromosome Z, rPodRaf1.pri, whole genome shotgun sequence encodes:
- the NOX1 gene encoding NADPH oxidase 1, with protein sequence MLILLPVCRNLLSFLRGSCWCCRRTMRKQLDHNLTFHKLVAYMIALHTAVHIIAHLLNFEWYNHAKQATDGDLASTLSHLHEDDGLWLNPIHSNTTTPLYVAFTTIPGLTGVIITLSFILMVTSSMEFIRRNYFEVFWYTHHLFVIYFLGLVIHGIAGLVRGQTDKSLEESNPKLCAGQYTEWAQGNSTPCKVPEFQGLPAESWKWVLAPIILYAFERALRIWRSCQKVVVVKAIMHPSNVLELQLYKKGFSMEVGQYVFLNCPSIYYLEWHPFTLTSAPEEKLFSVHIRAAGDWTEALIDNFKQPNPVMPRIEVDGPFGTASEDVFQYEVAMLVGAGIGVTPFASVLKSIWYKFQHGDQGLQTKTIYFYWICRETGAFAWFRDLLASLEQEMDESGWAGMLSYHLYLTGWNSSMVGHAAVNFDRSTDMVTGLRQKTFFGRPMWSNEFSAVAAAHPRSVVGVFLCGPESLAKTLQKYCHQHSSLDPRNVQFYFNKENF encoded by the exons TGTTGCAGACGCACCATGAGGAAACAACTAGATCACAACTTGACCTTCCACAAGCTGGTGGCCTACATGATTGCCCTCCACACAG CGGTTCACATCATTGCTCACCTGCTCAACTTTGAGTGGTACAACCATGCCAAGCAAGCAACAGATGGAGACCTGGCTTCCACCCTCTCTCACTTACATGAGGACGATGGGTTGTGGCTAAACCCCATCCATTCAAACACTACG ACACCCTTGTATGTGGCATTCACCACCATTCCTGGTCTAACTGGTGTGATCATCACCTTGTCCTTCATCCTTATGGTCACTTCTTCTATGGAGTTCATCCGCAGAAACTACTTTGAGGTCTTCTGGTACACCCATCATCTCTTTGTTATCTACTTTCTGGGCCTCGTCATCCATGGCATTGC AGGTCTTGTTCGTGGGCAGACAGACAAAAGCTTGGAGGAGAGCAATCCTAAGCTCTGTGCTGGGCAGTATACAGAGTGGGCTCAAGGCAACAGCACTCCTTGCAAAGTGCCTGAGTTTCAGGGTCTTCCTGCTGAG TCATGGAAGTGGGTGTTGGCCCCGATAATTCTCTATGCCTTTGAGAGAGCCTTGAGGATTTGGCGTTCCTGCCAGAAGGTGGTTGTTGTAAAG GCCATTATGCACCCTTCAAATGTCCTTGAGCTGCAGTTGTACAAGAAAGGATTCAGCATGGAAGTAGGGCAGTATGTTTTCCTCAACTGCCCATCTATCTACTATTTGGAGTGGCATCCATTCACCCTcacatctgctccagaggaaaAGTTATTCTCTGTCCACATCAGGGCAGCAGGCGATTGGACAGAGGCTCTGATTGACAACTTTAAGCAGCCGAACCCGGTGATGCCCAG GATTGAAGTAGATGGTCCCTTTGGCACTGCCAGCGAAGATGTGTTCCAGTACGAGGTGGCCATGTTGGTGGGAGCTGGGATTGGAGTGACACCATTTGCCTCTGTGCTGAAATCCATCTGGTACAAGTTCCAGCACGGTGACCAGGGTCTCCAAACAAAAACG ATTTACTTCTACTGGATCTGTCGAGAGACAGGGGCCTTTGCCTGGTTCAGGGATCTGCTGGCCTCTCTGGAACAAGAGATGGATGAGTCTGGCTGGGCAGGCATGCTAAGCTACCATCTCTACCTCACAGGCTGGAACAGCAGTATG GTTGGTCATGCAGCGGTCAACTTTGACAGGTCCACCGACATGGTGACGGGCCTGCGGCAGAAAACTTTCTTTGGGAGGCCCATGTGGAGCAATGAATTCTCAGCGGTGGCAGCTGCCCATCCCAG ATCTGTAGTGGGTGTGTTTCTGTGTGGCCCAGAGAGCCTGGCTAAGACTCTGCAAAAGTACTGCCATCAACACTCCAGCCTAGATCCTAGAAACGTCCAGTTTTACTTCAATAAAGAGAATTTTTAA